TCCCACTTCAGTAATTATTGATGTAGGCGGTGTCGGTTATTTTGTCGGGATCAGTTTGCAGACTTCAGAAAAACTGGTTTTAGGCCAGCCAACGTTTCTCCATATTCAGCAGATAATTCGTGAGGATGCGCACTTGCTCTTCGGGTTTAACACAATTTTAGAAAAAGAACTCTTCAATCTGTTAATTTCTGTTAATGGAGTAGGTCCGGTTTCTGCCATCATTATGCTGTCCTCTTTAAGTCTTGAAGAAATCGCTTCGGCCATTATGAACAATAACAGTTTACTGCTTCAGAAAGTGAAAGGAATCGGGACGAAAACCGCGGAAAGAATCATTGTGGATCTGCGTGATAAAGTCCAAAAATTCAAGGTTTCTGATGAAAATATTTCTACATTTGTAAATAATAAAGTAAAAGAAGAGGCGTTATCTGCATTAGAGGTTTTGGGGATTTCTAAAAAAATGAGTGAGAAGATTGCAGACCGTGTTCTAAAGCAAAATCCGGATTTCTCAGTAGAAGATTTGGTGAAGCAAATTTTAAAAAACATTTAACATTTGGAGAAGAATAGTTTTTTTCAGCATAAATTTTTTCTGTTAGTATTCCTTTGTGTTTCTTTTGCGAATGCTTTTGCGCAGGTAAAACCTGCCGACAGCAGCTCAGTAAGGCAGGATTTTTCGTTACCTAACCCCACCCGCTACGAGGCATTTTACGATGTCGCAAGCGGAATGTATGTTCTGTATCCTAAAATCGGAAATATGGTGGTTGGCAATCCTGTGTCGATGACTTCGGCAGAATATTATCAGTATATGCTCAATAATCAACTGAGCGAATATTACAAAGAAAAATCATCAGTCAAC
The window above is part of the Kaistella faecalis genome. Proteins encoded here:
- the ruvA gene encoding Holliday junction branch migration protein RuvA — protein: MIYSLKGTVQELNPTSVIIDVGGVGYFVGISLQTSEKLVLGQPTFLHIQQIIREDAHLLFGFNTILEKELFNLLISVNGVGPVSAIIMLSSLSLEEIASAIMNNNSLLLQKVKGIGTKTAERIIVDLRDKVQKFKVSDENISTFVNNKVKEEALSALEVLGISKKMSEKIADRVLKQNPDFSVEDLVKQILKNI